The sequence TAAAATATAATGAAATTTCCCCGAAAATCAATAAGTTTAGACAGAAAAAACAACCATTGACAGAAGTGTTTGTGTGGATATACTTATATCATGGCATTGGCTGATATTACGGAAAAACAGAAAGAAGAGAGAAAGCGTGAAAAAAGACTTGTGCATTTCACCAATACGATCACCCGCGACTTTCTGGACTCCAAATTTTTCAAAAGCAGAACAAAAAAAACTCGAGAATACGCCGATTATTTTGTAAAAAGTTTTCTGGATTATCTTTTCTTCGAACTCCACAAAGAAATAAAAGAACTGCATCAATCACACATCCAGCACTTTATGCTTGAATATGCACCGAGAAGACTGACCTTTCCCGGTGAATCGTCGAAAAACGCCGTAGCGACCCTGACCGGTCTGTTAAGTTTCCTGGAAGAAAAAGGACACATCCACAACAGTTCGGTTTTGATCAAAGAGGTCAAAAAACATAATCGGGCTTTTTTGAAATTACTCCCCAAAAAGAAGAAAACAGCTAAAAAGACTCCAACAAAAAAGAAAAAAAGTACTGGAAAAGGTCCTGCTGAAATCACTCGGTTCAGCGGGGTCGGAAGAAACGACCCCTGCCCCTGCGGCAGCGGTAAAAAATACAAGAAGTGCTGCGGCAGGCCTAAATAAACAATTGTAGTTTTAAAAAACCGGAATAGTTCCCTCTAAACCTTTTCTTTCTTTGCCGACAACAGTGTAACAATAACCGCACAGATGAAGGCGACGATGAAAGTGATGAATGTCGTAGCGATAATCTTATCCCATCCGGTGATCATCCACAATACCGTTACGATAAAACCGGCTACCAAGGAGCCAATCACTCCGGCGCCGTTGAAACGTTTCCAGAAAAAGGAAAGTATCACCGCCGGAGAAAAAGAACATCCGATACCCGCCCAGGCGAAATGTACTATCGTGTAGATTAAACTTTTCGAAGTAAATGCCAGAACGAGCGCTACGATACCCACAATCAAAATGGTGATACGTGATATCAAAACCAATCTTCGGTCATCCACTTTTTTGTTTAGCGCCTTATGGATGACATCCTCACTTATGGAAGACGTGGCGATCAAAAGCTGGGAATCAGCCGTCGACATCATCGCGGCGACCGCACCGGCGAGCAGAATACCGGCGAGCCAGGCGGGCATCAGTTTCATCAACATAAAGGGAAGAATCTGTTCCGGATCAGAAACCGCACCCTGGCCGTAAAGTGTTATCGCGGACAATCCCAGCAGAATGGCGCCTGTATATGCAAGAATCGTCCACACAATGGCGATCCGCGCCCCGAGCATAACCTCTTTATCACCGCGCATCGCCATCCAGCGGGCATCAAGTTGAGGCTGTCCTCCCAGATATCCGAAGAACCAGGAAAAATTATTGACGATCAATGTTCCTACGGCAAAGCCGACCGCACCGCCGGTCCACGAATTTATACCGGTGCCGGCGGCAGCAAGGGCGCTGCCCATTGAAAGACCGCTGCGGCTGATAACAATCAAAGCGACGATCGGAGTGACAACCAATGTAATGAACATCAGAATCGCCTGCAGGACGTCTGTCCACACCACTGAGAAAAACCCGCCGGCCATTGCATAAAGAACAACGACGACTGCAGATATGATAATACCTGTAGTTACAGGAATACCGAATGTTATATTCAAGGTTTTACCGCCGCCACTGAACTGTGCCGCAACGTACAGAATAAAAAAGAAAATTATTATCACAGAAGAAAACCAGCGGATGAACTTACTCTGATCCCGGTATTTTGCGGCGAAGTAATCCGGCAGGGTAAGGGTTTCATATTTATCCCTTTCCCTTCTGAATCCACGGGCGAGCCAGAGCCAGGATACGACGATTCCGGAAACACAACCCAGGGCGATCCAGATTGAAGAAACTCCGGACGCGAATGCGAAACCGGTCAGCCCCAATAAACACCACGCAGATTCACCGGTCGCCCGTTCTGAAAGGGCAAGCGCCCAACCGGGAATCTTCTTTCCGCCGAGATGAAAATCAGCCTGACTCATCTTCTTCCGGGCGAAATACAAACCAATGCCCAACATCAGCACCAGATATATGACAAACTCGGCCATAATGACAGTGTTGTTCATTCCATCCCCCTTTTTATAATAAAATATTCTTTAATATAAAGAAACAAAACCTTTTTTCCTGCCGTAGCGGTCCATAGCCAAAAATACTGCCATTCCAAAACTGACCCATATGATCAGAATCAAACAGAGCCGTAGAAGAATCGTTCCCATACTGATATCGAGATACTCACCAAGAAGGAGATGCCGCACTCCCATTACGCCGTAGGTTGTGGGTAACAACAATGAAACCTTTCTCAAAAAAATCGGCAGGACACTGAGAGGATAGGCGATG is a genomic window of candidate division WOR-3 bacterium containing:
- a CDS encoding sodium/proline symporter, which codes for MNNTVIMAEFVIYLVLMLGIGLYFARKKMSQADFHLGGKKIPGWALALSERATGESAWCLLGLTGFAFASGVSSIWIALGCVSGIVVSWLWLARGFRRERDKYETLTLPDYFAAKYRDQSKFIRWFSSVIIIFFFILYVAAQFSGGGKTLNITFGIPVTTGIIISAVVVVLYAMAGGFFSVVWTDVLQAILMFITLVVTPIVALIVISRSGLSMGSALAAAGTGINSWTGGAVGFAVGTLIVNNFSWFFGYLGGQPQLDARWMAMRGDKEVMLGARIAIVWTILAYTGAILLGLSAITLYGQGAVSDPEQILPFMLMKLMPAWLAGILLAGAVAAMMSTADSQLLIATSSISEDVIHKALNKKVDDRRLVLISRITILIVGIVALVLAFTSKSLIYTIVHFAWAGIGCSFSPAVILSFFWKRFNGAGVIGSLVAGFIVTVLWMITGWDKIIATTFITFIVAFICAVIVTLLSAKKEKV